The following are from one region of the Cloacibacterium normanense genome:
- a CDS encoding SulP family inorganic anion transporter, which yields MELHIDRTFKYYWLMFKKHDFASGLTVFLVALPLCLGVALASGAPLYSGILSGIIGGIVVGVLSGSDLAVSGPAAGLTTLVSASIISLGDFQTFLLAVIIAGLFQIILGVLKLGVFASYFPSSVIKGMMAAIGIILISKQIPLALGYNQPDFWTSGFVQIFTSKNFFGNLVEFNSHITRGAVFISVISLAILILMKKPQFQKFNKIPAPLLVVIFGIFINFLMNYFGSSYALKPNQLVNIPENMFAEIKFPEFSKILSNQEIWKDGILIGILATLETLLCIEAMDKLDRHNRITPVNRELISQGIGNFLCGLLGAIPMTAVVVRGSANIEAGAKTKVSAFMHGIFLLLSVLLIPFLINMIPYASLSAILIITGFGLTRIEIYKHLFKLGLKQFIPFIATIIIILVTDLLIGVSIGLLISIYYIIKENFKENYEIEKTHFQGIDQYKLKLHSNVTFINKVKIKNALDKVPAYSVLTIDGSEVHFIDHDVLEIISDFKNKAHDRHIQLQMINIETVETAAISH from the coding sequence ATGGAATTGCACATTGATAGAACGTTTAAGTATTATTGGCTCATGTTTAAAAAGCATGATTTTGCTTCTGGATTAACGGTTTTTCTAGTTGCACTTCCCTTGTGTTTGGGCGTAGCATTAGCTTCTGGAGCTCCCCTTTATTCAGGAATTTTATCAGGAATTATCGGTGGAATTGTAGTAGGAGTTTTGAGCGGTTCAGATTTAGCGGTTTCTGGTCCTGCTGCTGGTTTAACAACTTTGGTTTCCGCTTCTATCATTAGTCTAGGAGATTTTCAAACCTTTTTATTGGCGGTAATTATTGCTGGACTTTTCCAAATAATATTAGGCGTTTTAAAACTAGGCGTTTTTGCCAGTTATTTCCCAAGTTCTGTGATTAAAGGAATGATGGCTGCTATAGGAATTATCTTGATTTCTAAACAAATTCCATTGGCTTTAGGATATAATCAACCTGATTTTTGGACGAGTGGTTTTGTACAAATCTTCACTTCTAAAAATTTCTTTGGAAACTTAGTAGAATTTAATTCTCATATTACCAGAGGTGCGGTTTTTATTTCTGTGATTTCTTTGGCGATTTTAATTCTGATGAAAAAGCCACAGTTTCAAAAATTCAATAAAATTCCTGCTCCACTTTTGGTGGTTATTTTTGGAATATTTATCAATTTTTTAATGAATTATTTCGGTTCTTCTTATGCTTTGAAACCTAATCAATTGGTGAATATTCCAGAAAATATGTTTGCAGAAATTAAATTTCCTGAATTTTCAAAAATTCTGAGCAATCAAGAAATCTGGAAAGACGGAATCCTTATAGGAATTTTGGCAACGCTAGAGACTTTGCTTTGTATAGAAGCGATGGATAAACTAGACCGTCACAATAGAATAACCCCTGTAAATCGTGAATTGATTTCACAAGGAATTGGCAATTTTCTCTGTGGACTTTTAGGCGCGATACCTATGACTGCAGTAGTAGTAAGAGGTTCTGCAAATATAGAAGCTGGCGCAAAAACTAAAGTTTCAGCCTTCATGCATGGAATATTTTTATTGCTCTCTGTATTGCTGATTCCGTTTCTGATTAACATGATTCCGTATGCTTCTTTATCTGCTATTTTGATTATTACAGGTTTTGGATTGACAAGAATTGAGATTTATAAACACCTCTTTAAACTCGGTTTAAAACAGTTTATTCCGTTTATCGCAACCATTATTATTATTCTTGTAACAGACTTACTCATTGGAGTTTCTATCGGTTTATTGATTTCTATTTATTACATCATCAAAGAAAATTTCAAAGAAAACTACGAAATAGAAAAAACACATTTTCAAGGTATTGACCAATATAAATTGAAACTTCACAGCAATGTAACCTTTATCAATAAAGTGAAAATTAAAAATGCTTTGGATAAAGTTCCTGCTTATTCTGTATTAACTATTGACGGCTCCGAAGTTCATTTTATAGATCATGATGTTTTAGAAATTATTTCAGATTTCAAAAATAAAGCACATGACAGACACATCCAGCTTCAAATGATAAATATAGAAACCGTAGAAACTGCTGCAATTTCTCACTAA
- the ligA gene encoding NAD-dependent DNA ligase LigA: MPEHILQRIEELREELHQHNYNYYVLDEPTISDFEFDAKLKELQELEAAHPEFYDPHSPTLRVGGEITKNFPTVQHQFRMYSLDNSYDFNDLQDWHTRISKILETEDIEFVAELKYDGASISILFENGKLSQAVTRGDGFQGDEITANVKTIKDIPLQLQGNFPERFYMRGEIYLTHNNFNKINEERLAEGYDAFMNPRNTASGSLKLQDSGEVRKRNLSAVLYQFVSENSPAETHFELLQQAKTWGFKISENAKLCKNIQEVQDFINFWDEKRKNLNFDIDGIVIKVNSLKQQQLLGYTAKSPRFAMAYKFKAEKVETELLSIDYQVGRTGAVTPVANLAPVLLAGTIVKRASLHNEDIIKKLDLHVGDFVYVEKGGEIIPKIVGVNLEKRNVFATEIQYATHCPECGSELIRLEDQAAHFCPNETHCPPQVVGKMIHYVSRKALNIENLGSETIEQLYREGLLTNIADFYTLRKEQLLPLERMAEKSAQNIIDGIEKSKQIPYEKVLYGIGIKHVGETVAKKLAKNFPSIDDLKNATEEELCQVEDIGSKIAESIVSYLHNSENWEMIERLRSYGVQLEKGENTTEVLSTVLEGKTFLFTGKLSLFTREQAEEMVEKHGGKNISAVSKNLNYLVVGEKAGSKLKKAQDIGTITILDEQQFLDLIES, translated from the coding sequence TCAGCATAATTACAATTATTATGTGTTAGATGAGCCTACGATTTCGGATTTTGAATTTGATGCCAAACTCAAGGAACTGCAAGAACTAGAAGCAGCGCACCCAGAGTTTTATGACCCGCATTCTCCTACCTTGAGAGTAGGTGGAGAAATCACCAAAAATTTCCCTACCGTTCAGCATCAGTTCAGAATGTATTCTTTGGACAACTCTTATGATTTCAATGACTTACAGGATTGGCACACCAGAATTTCTAAAATTTTAGAAACCGAAGATATAGAATTTGTCGCCGAACTGAAATATGACGGCGCTTCTATTTCCATTTTGTTTGAAAACGGAAAGCTTTCTCAAGCGGTAACCAGAGGTGATGGTTTCCAAGGCGATGAAATCACTGCCAATGTGAAGACCATTAAAGACATTCCGCTTCAGTTGCAGGGAAATTTCCCAGAAAGATTTTACATGCGTGGCGAAATTTATCTTACGCACAACAACTTCAACAAAATTAATGAAGAGCGATTGGCAGAAGGTTATGACGCTTTTATGAACCCTAGAAATACTGCTTCTGGAAGTCTGAAACTGCAAGATTCTGGTGAAGTGAGAAAGAGAAATCTTTCGGCGGTGCTCTATCAATTTGTGAGCGAAAACAGTCCTGCAGAAACGCATTTCGAACTACTTCAACAGGCAAAAACTTGGGGTTTCAAAATTTCTGAAAACGCCAAACTCTGTAAAAATATTCAAGAAGTACAAGATTTCATCAATTTCTGGGACGAAAAACGCAAGAACCTGAATTTCGACATTGACGGAATTGTGATCAAAGTAAATTCCCTAAAACAACAGCAATTATTGGGTTACACTGCCAAATCTCCCCGTTTTGCAATGGCTTATAAATTTAAAGCCGAAAAAGTAGAAACAGAATTGCTCAGCATCGATTATCAAGTGGGAAGAACTGGTGCAGTAACACCTGTTGCGAATTTGGCTCCCGTTCTCTTGGCTGGAACCATTGTAAAACGCGCTTCTCTGCACAATGAAGATATTATCAAAAAACTGGATTTGCATGTAGGCGATTTTGTCTATGTAGAAAAAGGCGGAGAAATTATTCCGAAAATTGTAGGCGTAAATCTAGAAAAACGAAATGTTTTTGCTACAGAAATTCAGTATGCAACGCATTGTCCAGAATGTGGCAGTGAGCTGATTCGTTTAGAAGATCAGGCTGCTCATTTTTGCCCTAATGAAACGCATTGTCCACCACAAGTTGTGGGAAAAATGATTCACTACGTTTCCAGAAAAGCTTTGAATATAGAAAATTTAGGCAGTGAAACCATAGAACAACTCTACCGTGAAGGTTTACTGACCAACATTGCAGATTTTTACACTTTGCGCAAAGAGCAATTGCTTCCGCTGGAAAGAATGGCGGAAAAATCTGCCCAAAACATCATTGACGGCATAGAAAAATCTAAACAAATTCCTTACGAAAAAGTATTGTACGGAATCGGTATCAAACATGTAGGAGAAACGGTTGCCAAAAAACTAGCGAAGAATTTCCCAAGCATTGATGATTTAAAAAATGCCACAGAGGAAGAACTTTGCCAAGTTGAAGACATTGGTTCTAAAATCGCGGAAAGCATTGTTTCTTATCTTCACAATTCAGAAAACTGGGAGATGATAGAACGATTGAGAAGTTATGGCGTTCAACTGGAAAAAGGCGAAAACACCACAGAAGTTTTGAGTACTGTTTTAGAAGGTAAAACTTTTCTTTTCACTGGGAAACTTTCGCTTTTCACGCGTGAACAAGCCGAAGAAATGGTAGAAAAACATGGCGGAAAAAATATTTCGGCGGTGTCTAAAAACCTCAACTATTTGGTAGTTGGAGAAAAGGCAGGAAGCAAACTCAAAAAAGCGCAAGACATCGGCACGATTACGATTTTAGATGAACAACAGTTTTTGGATTTGATTGAAAGTTAA
- a CDS encoding N-acetylmuramoyl-L-alanine amidase, whose translation MRNSLYFIGLASLIISCGSQKEIAKPNNLPQPATSTIPNPPKSEIKHDVHGDYFTVNIADPTKNDNTISYGSLVGAKPEGYKVTRNHFPAVAQNFRQKYVILHYTALDHDKSVRVLTTQAVSSHYLVNDSTDIEIYQLVDENKRSYHAGISSWRKDATLNDTSIGIEIVNEGFKVVDGKRVFVPFPEHQVKKVAALVQDIVMRYQIPPTNVLAHSDIAPTRKQDPGPLFPWKKLYDEYGIGMWYDDATVQSFQSQIIPEEFNAKINEMAFVMKVQIALKQFGYGITETGVWDDATKKTIEAFQYHFRPQNYDGKIDIETWAILQALIQKYPNK comes from the coding sequence ATGCGTAATTCATTATATTTCATAGGTTTAGCATCTTTAATAATTTCTTGTGGTTCACAAAAAGAAATTGCAAAACCCAATAATTTACCTCAACCTGCGACATCTACGATACCAAATCCTCCCAAATCAGAGATAAAACATGATGTACATGGCGATTATTTTACAGTAAATATAGCAGACCCAACTAAAAATGATAACACCATCAGTTATGGTTCTTTGGTAGGAGCAAAACCAGAAGGTTATAAAGTAACCAGAAATCATTTTCCTGCCGTTGCACAAAATTTTAGACAGAAATATGTGATTTTACATTACACAGCTTTAGATCATGATAAATCTGTGAGGGTTTTAACCACTCAAGCCGTAAGTTCTCACTATTTGGTGAATGATTCTACCGATATAGAAATTTATCAGTTGGTAGACGAAAATAAAAGGTCTTATCACGCAGGAATCAGTTCATGGAGAAAAGATGCAACGCTTAATGATACTTCTATCGGGATAGAAATCGTGAATGAAGGTTTTAAAGTAGTTGACGGAAAAAGAGTTTTCGTTCCGTTTCCTGAGCATCAAGTGAAAAAAGTAGCGGCTTTGGTTCAAGATATTGTAATGCGTTATCAAATTCCGCCTACGAATGTTTTAGCGCATTCAGACATTGCGCCAACTCGTAAACAAGATCCAGGTCCATTATTTCCTTGGAAAAAATTATATGACGAATACGGAATAGGAATGTGGTATGATGATGCTACAGTGCAGAGTTTCCAATCTCAAATTATTCCAGAAGAATTTAATGCAAAAATCAATGAAATGGCTTTTGTGATGAAAGTGCAGATTGCCCTAAAACAATTTGGCTATGGAATTACAGAAACTGGAGTTTGGGATGATGCTACTAAGAAGACTATAGAGGCTTTCCAATATCATTTTAGACCACAAAATTACGATGGAAAAATAGATATAGAAACTTGGGCGATTTTACAGGCTCTCATTCAGAAATATCCGAATAAATAA
- a CDS encoding GIY-YIG nuclease family protein, translated as MCFTYILYSESLDKFYIGHTCERLDERLRKHLSDHKGYTSKVKDWKIIYSEIFENKSDAYKKELEIKSWKSKTKIKKLIENSAG; from the coding sequence ATGTGTTTTACTTATATTCTTTATTCTGAATCTTTAGACAAATTCTACATCGGTCACACTTGCGAAAGACTTGATGAAAGATTAAGAAAACACTTGTCTGATCATAAAGGCTATACTTCTAAAGTCAAAGACTGGAAAATAATTTACTCTGAAATTTTTGAAAATAAATCTGACGCTTACAAAAAAGAATTAGAAATAAAATCTTGGAAAAGTAAAACCAAAATCAAAAAATTAATCGAAAATTCAGCTGGATAG
- a CDS encoding S46 family peptidase, whose protein sequence is MLKKTFIIATLFQAAAFFGQQYGGMWIPTEINEKEMKSLGMKIKAQDIWNTEKPSIKDAVVQFDGGCTAEIISPKGLLLTNHHCGYDNIQSHSTVENDLLTNGFWAKNMDEELPNPGVTVDFVTDIKEITQDILGNTSSLSGAELTKKINENIDAYKKSQKIESYQSIIVRPMFAGNKYYAFVVETYKDIRLVGAPPQSIGKFGSDTDNWVWPRHTGDFSMFRIYADKNNKPAEYSKDNVPFTPKHFLPISVKDIKENDFTFVFGFPGRTNEYLPSVAIEKIITDTNPARIEVRDIALKTLDEKMRADDATRIKYASKYASVANYWKKWIGETKGLKKSNAVAKKQAYESSLVAKNSEIKSSLDEFKKLYDQQAPYALNNAYYSEILRNAETLTLANQFYAFVQNYEAGKVDDKAVKGFKNRLSGFYKDYDGELDAKVTAKLLALYANKTAPEFLPEGFTQFKDVNQNLQVLENWSRNSVISGRNSVNGATVYSNIDQVFSNLPELVKTLKADPIYQTLTKMRETYVTKADAQYVGLQSKIDALQKKYLAQMMATDTERKFFPDANSTLRVTYGKVKGSNPADAISYHYETTLDGVMEKYVPGDYEFDVPQKLIQLYNTKDYGDYKNAAGKIPLAFTATNHTTGGNSGSPALDKKGNLIGLNFDRQWEGTMSDINFDPRFSRNIMVQTKYILFIIDKFAGARWLLDEMKIVK, encoded by the coding sequence ATGCTTAAGAAAACGTTTATTATAGCGACATTATTTCAGGCTGCTGCTTTTTTTGGTCAGCAATACGGTGGAATGTGGATTCCAACTGAAATTAATGAAAAAGAGATGAAATCTCTGGGAATGAAAATCAAAGCCCAAGACATTTGGAACACTGAAAAACCGAGTATTAAAGACGCTGTAGTTCAGTTTGACGGAGGTTGTACTGCAGAAATTATTTCACCGAAAGGTTTATTATTAACCAATCACCACTGCGGTTATGATAATATCCAAAGCCATTCTACCGTAGAAAATGATTTATTGACCAATGGATTTTGGGCAAAAAACATGGACGAAGAATTGCCAAACCCTGGCGTTACCGTAGATTTTGTTACGGATATTAAAGAAATTACTCAAGATATTTTAGGCAATACTTCTTCATTAAGCGGAGCAGAATTGACTAAAAAAATCAATGAAAATATAGACGCTTACAAGAAATCTCAAAAAATAGAATCTTACCAAAGTATTATTGTAAGACCTATGTTTGCAGGTAATAAATATTATGCATTTGTAGTAGAAACCTATAAAGACATCAGATTAGTAGGAGCACCACCACAAAGCATTGGTAAATTCGGTTCTGATACGGATAACTGGGTTTGGCCAAGACATACTGGAGATTTTTCTATGTTTAGAATTTATGCTGACAAAAACAACAAACCAGCGGAATATTCTAAGGACAATGTTCCTTTTACGCCAAAACATTTCTTACCGATTTCTGTAAAAGACATTAAAGAAAATGATTTCACTTTCGTTTTCGGATTTCCGGGCAGAACCAATGAATATTTGCCAAGCGTAGCGATTGAAAAAATCATCACAGATACCAATCCAGCGAGAATTGAGGTAAGAGACATCGCGCTAAAAACGCTAGACGAAAAAATGCGTGCAGACGATGCTACCAGAATTAAATATGCTTCTAAATACGCTTCTGTAGCCAACTATTGGAAAAAATGGATTGGCGAAACAAAAGGTCTTAAAAAATCAAATGCTGTTGCCAAAAAACAAGCTTATGAAAGTTCATTAGTAGCTAAAAATTCAGAAATTAAATCGTCTCTTGATGAATTTAAAAAACTGTATGACCAACAAGCGCCTTATGCTTTAAACAATGCTTATTACAGCGAAATTCTAAGAAATGCTGAAACATTAACGTTGGCAAATCAGTTTTATGCTTTTGTACAAAATTATGAAGCAGGAAAAGTAGATGATAAAGCTGTAAAAGGTTTTAAAAACAGACTTTCTGGCTTCTACAAAGATTATGACGGCGAATTAGATGCTAAAGTTACTGCTAAACTTTTGGCTTTATATGCAAATAAAACCGCACCAGAATTTTTACCAGAAGGTTTTACTCAATTCAAAGATGTGAACCAAAATCTTCAAGTTCTTGAAAACTGGAGCAGAAATTCTGTGATTTCAGGAAGAAATTCAGTAAACGGAGCTACCGTTTATTCTAATATTGACCAAGTTTTCTCAAATCTTCCAGAATTGGTAAAAACTCTGAAAGCTGACCCTATTTATCAGACTTTAACCAAAATGAGAGAAACTTATGTAACTAAAGCAGATGCTCAATATGTAGGTTTACAAAGCAAAATAGACGCTTTACAAAAGAAATATTTAGCGCAAATGATGGCTACAGATACCGAAAGAAAATTTTTCCCAGATGCCAATTCTACACTGAGAGTGACTTACGGAAAAGTGAAAGGTTCTAATCCTGCAGATGCGATTTCTTACCACTACGAAACTACTCTAGATGGTGTAATGGAAAAATATGTTCCGGGCGATTATGAATTTGATGTTCCACAAAAATTAATTCAGTTGTACAACACCAAAGATTATGGCGATTACAAAAATGCAGCTGGAAAAATTCCATTAGCATTTACGGCAACCAATCACACCACTGGTGGAAACTCAGGAAGTCCAGCTCTTGACAAAAAAGGAAACCTTATCGGTTTAAATTTTGATAGACAATGGGAAGGTACGATGAGTGACATTAATTTTGACCCTAGATTCAGCAGAAATATTATGGTTCAGACCAAGTATATTTTATTTATCATCGATAAATTTGCAGGAGCAAGATGGTTATTAGACGAAATGAAAATTGTAAAATAG
- a CDS encoding GIY-YIG nuclease family protein has protein sequence MCFTYILYSESLDKFYIGHTCESIDERLRKHLSDHKGYTSKVKDWKIIYSEIFENKSDAYKKELEIKSWKSKTKIKKLIENSAG, from the coding sequence ATGTGTTTTACTTATATTCTTTATTCTGAATCTTTAGACAAATTCTACATCGGTCATACTTGCGAAAGTATTGATGAAAGATTAAGAAAACACTTGTCTGATCATAAAGGCTATACTTCTAAAGTCAAAGACTGGAAAATAATTTACTCTGAAATTTTTGAAAATAAATCTGACGCTTACAAAAAAGAATTAGAAATAAAATCTTGGAAAAGTAAAACCAAAATCAAAAAATTAATCGAAAATTCAGCTGGATAG
- a CDS encoding M16 family metallopeptidase, protein MQTKLVLKTKNFTDKNGYTYQQVEGDETGVRIYKLNNGLTVYLAQNDDAPRIQTYIPVRTGSNNDPSDNTGLAHYLEHMMFKGTSRLGTLDWEKEKVLLDQISDLYEQHKSEQNPEKKKEIYRKIDEISQEASQYAIANEYDKVISSLGATGTNAHTWLDETVYKNNIPNNELEKWLKIEKERFSGLVLRLFHTELESVYEEFNRAQDNDVRLVNYALMEALFPKHPNGQQTTLGKSEHLKNPSMKAIHQYFNDFYVPNNMAMVLVGDLDFEETILLVDEYFGKFEYKELPKKEKIIEEPQTEIVERIVKSPSAPRLNIAWRTDSYGTKEEHLAEMVAQILSNSGEAGLLDLNINQKHKALRSYAYELGFKQYGLFSLMIVPKENQSLEEAEQLLLAEIEKVKNGDFPDWLIPAIINDMKLQKIRNLETADGLATALYGIYINDRTWEEELSEIEKFEKITKQEVVDFAQKFFQKNYVIVKKLRGENENLIRVENPGITPVKINRKAQSEFLTEILRQKSSEITPKFIDYKSIIEETQIGDKKISFVKNKYNHIAQLHLIYKIGTDHDKELFLAVQVLQYLGTSRFSADQLSQEFFKLGISNDFKTYDDQMIISLTGFEENLIKGFELLKHWITEVKPDNEVYESTIELILESRNVAKKDKSRIMTALSHYAKFGENSRFRDVISEEKLRAIKIENLTEKVKNLTQLPYEIFFYGKDFDGFKEKIQPLLEKATLTIPKPKIYQELETQGKVFFTNYDMVQMEMSKIGRASQLNTKNYGKINVFNEYFGRGLSSIVFQELRESKSLAYSAYVNYSTATYLDRHNYVVSYIGTQANKLHLAVEAMADLMQDLPQIPTQFNNAKNSALKQIASTRITRTNIFFNFLNLKKIGIDYDIREKIYHEIESLQLEDLTQFYNQEIKPISYNVAIMGKKENLDHSAIENLGDFQELSLEEIFGY, encoded by the coding sequence ATGCAGACGAAATTAGTATTAAAAACTAAAAATTTTACAGATAAAAATGGGTACACTTACCAACAAGTAGAAGGAGACGAAACGGGTGTAAGAATCTACAAATTAAACAATGGATTAACGGTTTATTTGGCTCAAAATGACGATGCTCCTAGAATCCAAACCTATATTCCAGTAAGAACAGGAAGCAATAATGATCCATCAGACAATACAGGATTAGCGCATTATTTAGAACATATGATGTTCAAAGGAACGAGCAGATTAGGAACGCTGGATTGGGAAAAAGAAAAAGTTTTATTAGACCAAATTTCTGATTTGTACGAACAACACAAATCAGAACAAAACCCAGAAAAAAAGAAGGAAATTTATAGAAAAATCGACGAAATTTCTCAAGAAGCCAGTCAATATGCTATTGCGAATGAATATGATAAAGTCATTTCTTCTCTGGGTGCAACAGGAACCAATGCTCACACTTGGTTAGACGAAACCGTTTATAAAAATAACATTCCGAATAATGAATTGGAAAAATGGCTCAAAATAGAAAAAGAGCGTTTTTCTGGTCTTGTTTTAAGGCTTTTTCATACTGAGCTAGAATCGGTTTATGAAGAATTTAATCGTGCACAAGACAATGATGTGAGGTTGGTAAATTATGCACTCATGGAAGCCCTTTTTCCGAAGCATCCTAATGGTCAACAAACCACTTTGGGGAAATCTGAGCATTTGAAAAATCCTTCTATGAAGGCTATTCATCAATATTTCAATGATTTTTATGTGCCTAATAATATGGCGATGGTTTTGGTGGGAGATTTAGATTTCGAAGAAACCATTCTTTTGGTCGATGAATATTTTGGAAAATTTGAATACAAAGAACTTCCGAAGAAAGAAAAAATTATAGAAGAACCTCAAACTGAAATTGTAGAAAGAATTGTAAAAAGTCCTTCTGCGCCTAGATTAAACATTGCTTGGCGAACAGATTCTTATGGAACCAAAGAAGAGCATTTGGCAGAAATGGTGGCTCAAATTCTCTCCAATTCTGGCGAAGCAGGTTTGCTAGATTTAAATATCAACCAAAAACACAAAGCACTCAGAAGTTATGCTTATGAATTGGGTTTTAAGCAGTACGGATTGTTCTCGCTCATGATTGTTCCGAAGGAAAATCAATCTTTAGAAGAGGCAGAACAATTGCTTTTGGCAGAGATAGAAAAAGTGAAAAATGGTGATTTCCCAGATTGGCTTATTCCTGCGATTATCAATGATATGAAATTGCAAAAAATCAGAAATCTGGAAACTGCAGATGGTTTAGCAACAGCGCTTTACGGAATTTATATCAATGACAGAACTTGGGAAGAAGAACTTTCAGAAATTGAGAAATTTGAGAAAATTACCAAGCAAGAAGTGGTAGATTTTGCACAAAAATTCTTCCAAAAAAATTATGTTATCGTTAAAAAATTACGTGGAGAAAACGAAAATCTTATCCGAGTAGAAAATCCGGGAATTACACCTGTTAAAATCAATAGAAAAGCACAATCTGAGTTTTTGACCGAAATTCTTCGCCAAAAATCTTCAGAAATTACTCCGAAATTTATTGATTATAAAAGCATCATCGAAGAAACTCAAATAGGAGATAAAAAAATCAGTTTTGTCAAAAATAAGTACAATCACATTGCGCAGTTGCATTTGATTTATAAAATCGGAACTGACCATGATAAAGAGCTTTTCTTAGCGGTGCAAGTTTTGCAATATTTGGGAACTTCTCGTTTTTCGGCGGATCAATTAAGTCAAGAGTTTTTTAAATTGGGAATCAGCAATGATTTCAAAACGTATGACGACCAAATGATTATTTCGCTCACTGGTTTTGAGGAAAATCTAATCAAAGGTTTTGAACTTTTAAAACATTGGATTACCGAAGTAAAACCTGATAATGAAGTCTATGAAAGTACGATAGAATTGATTTTAGAAAGCAGAAATGTGGCTAAAAAAGACAAGTCAAGAATCATGACGGCATTAAGTCATTATGCTAAATTTGGTGAAAATTCTAGATTCAGAGATGTGATTTCTGAAGAAAAATTAAGAGCGATTAAAATTGAAAATCTCACAGAAAAAGTGAAAAATTTGACACAATTACCTTATGAAATTTTCTTCTACGGTAAAGATTTTGATGGGTTCAAGGAAAAAATTCAACCTTTGTTAGAAAAAGCAACACTCACCATTCCAAAGCCGAAAATTTATCAAGAACTGGAAACTCAAGGAAAAGTTTTCTTTACCAATTATGATATGGTGCAAATGGAAATGAGTAAAATTGGTAGGGCTTCTCAACTGAATACCAAAAATTACGGAAAAATCAATGTTTTTAATGAATATTTTGGCAGAGGTTTGTCGTCTATTGTTTTTCAGGAGCTCAGAGAAAGCAAGAGTTTAGCGTATTCTGCGTATGTAAATTACTCTACCGCAACTTATTTGGATAGACATAATTATGTAGTAAGTTACATTGGGACACAAGCCAATAAATTGCATTTAGCAGTAGAGGCGATGGCGGATTTAATGCAAGATTTGCCTCAAATTCCTACGCAATTTAATAATGCTAAAAATTCTGCGCTGAAACAAATTGCATCTACCCGAATTACCAGAACCAATATTTTCTTTAATTTTTTAAATCTTAAAAAAATAGGAATAGATTATGATATTAGAGAAAAAATTTACCACGAAATAGAAAGTTTACAGCTGGAAGATTTAACTCAATTTTACAATCAAGAAATAAAACCCATCTCTTATAACGTTGCGATAATGGGTAAAAAAGAAAATTTAGACCATTCTGCGATTGAAAACTTAGGAGATTTTCAAGAACTGAGTTTAGAAGAAATTTTTGGATATTAA